In the genome of Rhodoplanes sp. Z2-YC6860, one region contains:
- a CDS encoding MarR family winged helix-turn-helix transcriptional regulator: MGRNGADDSIATFMAQWRAEKPGLDVSPLGVLGRIQRLSIYFRDRAEEWLKPMDLTWESFSILAALRRSGKPYELRPTDMYREALLSSGAITNRIDGVERKGWVERRHDTVDRRVTIVRLTPAGKTVVDKAIDIHFRELSKLLGGMTRADRDELGALLGKLLATFENEQADAGAED, translated from the coding sequence ATGGGGCGCAACGGCGCCGACGATTCGATTGCGACCTTCATGGCGCAATGGCGGGCCGAGAAACCCGGCCTCGACGTGTCGCCGCTCGGGGTGCTGGGCCGCATCCAGCGGCTGTCGATCTACTTTCGCGACCGCGCCGAGGAATGGCTCAAGCCCATGGACCTGACCTGGGAGAGCTTCAGCATCCTCGCGGCGCTCCGGCGTTCCGGAAAGCCCTACGAACTGCGGCCGACCGATATGTATCGCGAGGCGCTGCTCAGTTCGGGGGCGATCACCAACCGGATCGACGGCGTCGAGCGCAAAGGCTGGGTCGAGCGGCGTCACGACACGGTGGACCGGCGCGTGACCATCGTGCGGCTGACCCCGGCCGGCAAGACGGTGGTCGACAAGGCGATCGACATCCATTTTCGAGAATTGTCGAAGCTGCTCGGCGGGATGACACGCGCCGACCGCGACGAACTCGGCGCGCTGCTCGGCAAGCTGCTCGCGACGTTCGAGAACGAGCAGGCGGACGCTGGCGCGGAAGATTGA
- a CDS encoding maleate cis-trans isomerase family protein: MGFTLWRGVVGLVRPTRRPGTLEELIRILPEGIGVIPLLLNFKAGSNEEFLNSIPLYEQYVAELAEQAVDLIILSGAPPFMLLGPEKEAALTRRLEDKFGIPVVTDPQLQVAGLHAMKIKKFIGASYSALQNKIVLDYMTQAGFTALSMEPIDVPFDQVAQISVETLYAHVKGLYRKHPEADGVYIQGGGWQTARVVELLENDLQIPVVHATICEAWRIHKQLSVRTTTPGFGRLLAELP, translated from the coding sequence ATGGGCTTCACGTTGTGGCGCGGCGTCGTTGGTCTAGTGAGGCCGACGCGGCGGCCGGGCACGCTGGAAGAACTGATCCGAATCCTGCCGGAAGGCATCGGCGTCATTCCGTTGCTTCTCAACTTCAAGGCGGGCAGCAACGAGGAATTTCTGAACTCCATCCCGCTATACGAGCAATATGTCGCCGAGCTTGCGGAGCAGGCCGTGGACCTCATCATCCTGTCCGGCGCGCCGCCGTTCATGCTGCTCGGTCCCGAGAAGGAGGCGGCACTGACGCGCCGGCTGGAGGACAAATTCGGGATTCCGGTCGTGACCGACCCGCAATTGCAGGTCGCGGGGCTGCACGCGATGAAGATCAAAAAATTCATCGGCGCGAGCTATTCGGCGCTGCAGAACAAGATCGTGCTGGACTACATGACGCAGGCGGGCTTCACGGCGCTTTCCATGGAGCCGATCGACGTGCCCTTCGATCAGGTCGCGCAAATTTCAGTCGAAACGCTCTATGCGCATGTGAAGGGGCTCTATCGAAAGCATCCCGAAGCCGACGGCGTCTATATCCAGGGCGGCGGCTGGCAGACCGCCCGCGTCGTCGAGCTCCTGGAAAATGATCTTCAGATTCCCGTGGTCCATGCGACGATCTGCGAGGCATGGCGGATTCACAAGCAGTTGAGTGTCAGAACGACGACACCGGGCTTCGGCCGTCTGCTGGCCGAGCTGCCTTGA
- a CDS encoding GMC family oxidoreductase gives MPSTPEFDYVIVGAGSAGCVLAGRLSADPSVRVLLLEAGGWDWHPLIRIPLGVGRIWGFDRFDWGYETEPEPHAGGRRIETARGKVIGGSHSINAMGYIRGHRGDYDRWASHQLPGWSYEDVLPYFKRAETWEDGETPHRGGNGPLYVRKTKDLDPLYGAYIEAGLQAGHPFTEDYNGAEQHGFAWAQWTIRRGRRDTTARGYLHPALRRGNLAVCTNAPTQRIVLEGQRAVGVEFRRHGASQIVRAAREVIVCAGSINTPQLLMLSGIGDPDHLRQFSIDVRVPRRDVGCNLQDHYSTGLAHERREPGPFVAATRFDRLAFNFARAYVAGTGPATDVPSGFMAFVKTDPALAMPDIQFLFRSGPSNAGPWFPGIRSAWQDAFICRPILLRPKSRGTIRLRSADPNDRPRIQQNFLSDGRDLPVLRTGLRLLREVAAQPALKPFCGREIGPGDATKSDAEVDNYIRQNGATAHHPCGTCRMGADSEAVVDAELRVNGVEGLRIADASVMPDLVGGNINAAVIMIAEKAADMIRGTIKPR, from the coding sequence GTGCCCAGCACGCCTGAATTCGATTACGTGATTGTCGGCGCGGGCTCCGCCGGTTGCGTGCTCGCGGGGCGCTTGAGCGCCGATCCTTCGGTGCGCGTGCTGCTGCTCGAAGCCGGCGGCTGGGACTGGCATCCGCTGATTCGCATTCCGCTCGGGGTCGGGCGCATCTGGGGCTTCGATCGTTTCGACTGGGGCTACGAGACCGAGCCGGAGCCTCATGCCGGCGGCCGCCGCATCGAGACCGCTCGCGGCAAGGTGATCGGCGGCTCGCATTCGATCAACGCGATGGGTTACATCCGCGGCCATCGCGGCGACTATGACCGCTGGGCATCACATCAACTGCCCGGCTGGTCCTACGAAGACGTGCTGCCCTACTTCAAGCGAGCCGAGACCTGGGAAGACGGCGAGACGCCTCATCGCGGCGGCAACGGCCCGCTCTATGTGCGCAAGACCAAGGACCTCGATCCGCTCTACGGCGCCTATATCGAGGCAGGTTTGCAGGCCGGGCATCCGTTCACCGAGGACTACAACGGCGCCGAGCAGCATGGTTTCGCCTGGGCGCAATGGACCATCCGCCGCGGCCGCCGCGACACCACGGCGCGCGGCTATCTGCATCCGGCGCTTCGCCGCGGCAATCTCGCGGTTTGTACGAACGCGCCGACGCAGCGGATCGTGCTGGAGGGCCAGCGTGCGGTCGGCGTCGAATTCCGCCGTCATGGCGCGAGCCAGATCGTGCGCGCCGCGCGCGAGGTGATCGTCTGCGCGGGCTCGATCAACACGCCGCAGTTGCTGATGCTGTCGGGCATCGGCGATCCGGATCATCTGCGGCAGTTTTCCATCGACGTGCGCGTGCCGCGGCGCGACGTCGGCTGCAATCTTCAGGATCACTATTCGACCGGACTCGCGCATGAGCGCCGCGAGCCTGGACCGTTTGTCGCAGCGACCCGCTTCGACCGGCTCGCCTTCAACTTCGCGCGCGCCTATGTGGCCGGCACCGGTCCCGCGACCGATGTGCCGAGCGGCTTCATGGCCTTCGTGAAGACCGACCCGGCGCTCGCGATGCCGGACATCCAATTTCTGTTCCGTTCCGGACCTTCGAACGCGGGCCCGTGGTTTCCGGGAATTCGTTCGGCATGGCAGGACGCGTTCATCTGCCGGCCGATCCTGCTGCGGCCGAAGAGCCGCGGCACCATCCGGCTGCGTTCGGCCGATCCGAACGATCGGCCGCGCATTCAGCAGAACTTCCTGAGCGACGGGCGCGACCTGCCGGTGCTGCGCACGGGCCTGCGACTCCTTCGCGAGGTGGCGGCACAGCCGGCGCTGAAGCCGTTCTGCGGGCGCGAGATCGGCCCGGGCGATGCGACAAAAAGCGATGCGGAGGTGGACAACTACATCCGCCAGAATGGCGCCACCGCGCATCATCCCTGCGGCACGTGCCGCATGGGCGCGGACAGCGAGGCCGTGGTCGATGCTGAGCTCCGCGTGAACGGCGTCGAAGGTTTGCGCATCGCCGATGCATCGGTGATGCCGGATCTCGTCGGCGGCAACATCAACGCCGCCGTCATCATGATCGCGGAGAAGGCGGCAGACATGATCCGCGGCACCATCAAACCGCGATAG
- a CDS encoding ABC transporter substrate-binding protein → MAATGAAALGSWSGRASAAPVTIRYATGGGIGPNEIETIVFLDYLKQNVLPNYGKAYTLDMTFTRGTPEAATLLASGQADLGTLSSAVFATVMAKNAIPEGITIISDNYQDGYSGYATNSYFVLEDSPIKTIADLKGKKIGINAFGSAVDLVLRVVLKKNGLDPRRDVQIVEIAFPNIGPAIREKRIDCGCLVIPFLPSEVAKGGLRSVFTSGDAFGPASVIFQVGRNNFIKENEAAVRAYLADFVAGQAWFYDPANRTKAIELIADFTKSPKAVLESYFATSRDYYRDPNGCVPASSVQKPIDAMVEEKLIDKRVDAAKYINLGLLPKPCAL, encoded by the coding sequence ATGGCTGCCACAGGCGCCGCAGCGCTCGGCTCGTGGAGCGGACGCGCCAGCGCCGCGCCGGTGACCATCCGCTACGCCACCGGCGGCGGCATCGGCCCGAACGAGATCGAAACCATCGTCTTTCTCGATTATCTCAAGCAGAACGTGCTGCCGAACTACGGCAAGGCCTACACGCTGGATATGACGTTCACGCGCGGCACGCCGGAAGCGGCGACGCTTTTGGCCTCCGGCCAAGCCGACCTCGGCACGCTGTCGTCGGCTGTGTTCGCCACGGTCATGGCCAAGAATGCCATCCCCGAAGGCATCACCATCATCTCCGACAACTACCAGGACGGTTACAGCGGCTACGCCACCAACAGTTACTTCGTCCTCGAAGACTCGCCGATCAAGACCATCGCCGACCTCAAGGGCAAAAAGATCGGCATCAACGCCTTCGGCTCCGCGGTCGATCTCGTGCTGCGCGTGGTGCTGAAGAAGAACGGCCTCGATCCGCGCCGCGACGTGCAGATCGTCGAGATCGCCTTTCCCAACATCGGGCCGGCGATCCGCGAGAAGCGCATCGACTGTGGCTGTCTCGTCATTCCGTTCCTGCCGTCCGAAGTCGCCAAGGGCGGCCTGCGGTCGGTGTTCACCAGCGGCGACGCGTTCGGTCCGGCTTCGGTGATCTTCCAGGTCGGCCGCAACAACTTCATCAAGGAAAACGAGGCGGCGGTCCGCGCCTATCTCGCCGATTTCGTCGCGGGCCAGGCCTGGTTCTACGACCCGGCCAACCGCACCAAGGCGATCGAGCTGATTGCCGACTTCACCAAGTCGCCGAAGGCCGTGCTCGAGTCCTATTTCGCCACATCGCGCGATTACTACCGCGATCCGAACGGCTGCGTGCCGGCATCCAGCGTGCAGAAGCCGATCGACGCCATGGTCGAAGAGAAGCTGATCGACAAGCGCGTCGACGCCGCGAAATACATCAACCTCGGCCTGCTTCCGAAGCCGTGCGCGCTCTGA
- a CDS encoding RidA family protein yields the protein MPVKKVQPDKLPQRVVNGHLLYSHVVVTTGQNFAFISGQLARAKDGSIVGPKDMRAQIKQVGENLKAALESVGATLSDLVKTTTFVTDIDEFFKHVDVRHDYLGVGLPASTTVEVRRLSHPDLMVEIEAVALLDR from the coding sequence ATGCCCGTCAAGAAAGTTCAGCCGGACAAACTGCCCCAGCGCGTCGTCAACGGTCATTTGCTTTACAGCCATGTCGTCGTGACCACCGGGCAGAACTTCGCCTTCATCTCCGGCCAGCTCGCGCGCGCCAAGGACGGCAGCATCGTCGGGCCGAAGGATATGCGGGCGCAGATCAAGCAGGTCGGCGAGAACCTGAAGGCGGCGCTGGAGTCGGTCGGTGCGACGCTCAGCGACCTGGTGAAGACCACCACCTTCGTCACCGACATCGACGAGTTCTTCAAGCACGTCGACGTGCGCCACGACTATCTGGGCGTTGGCCTCCCCGCCAGCACCACGGTCGAGGTGCGCCGTCTGTCGCATCCCGATCTGATGGTGGAGATCGAGGCGGTCGCGCTGCTGGACCGCTGA
- a CDS encoding ABC transporter ATP-binding protein, producing MDVWVKEVRKVWSGRLGHDVVALETTNHRFPSGRFTCLLGPSGCGKSTLIQIVGGLEPATSGEVIITGADEDRPQPLGKHSVMMWQGLNLFPWRNVIDNVAFGLEMQGVPREQRYERARALITSVGLRGFEQHRPGQLSGGMRQRVALARALIMERPILLMDEPFAALDAQTKIVMQEELLRIFDETHKTILFVTHAIEEAILLGDEVVVMTARPGRIKEVIPVHLPRPRHLEMVNTKEFGELFDHTFHLIRDEVNAAMAQQAEMVAHG from the coding sequence ATGGACGTCTGGGTCAAGGAAGTTCGCAAGGTCTGGAGCGGACGGCTCGGCCATGACGTTGTTGCGCTCGAGACAACCAACCACCGCTTTCCGTCGGGTCGATTCACCTGCCTGCTCGGCCCCTCGGGCTGCGGCAAGAGCACGCTCATTCAGATCGTCGGCGGGCTCGAGCCTGCCACCTCCGGTGAGGTCATCATCACCGGCGCCGACGAGGACCGACCGCAGCCGCTCGGCAAGCACTCGGTGATGATGTGGCAGGGGCTGAACCTGTTCCCGTGGCGCAATGTCATCGACAACGTCGCTTTCGGACTTGAGATGCAGGGCGTGCCGCGCGAACAGCGTTATGAGCGCGCCCGCGCGCTGATCACGTCCGTCGGCCTGCGCGGCTTCGAGCAGCACCGGCCCGGCCAGCTTTCCGGCGGCATGCGGCAGCGCGTGGCGCTGGCCCGCGCGCTGATCATGGAGCGGCCGATTCTGCTGATGGACGAGCCGTTCGCCGCCCTCGACGCCCAGACCAAGATCGTGATGCAGGAAGAGCTCCTTCGCATCTTCGACGAGACACACAAGACCATCCTGTTCGTCACCCACGCCATCGAGGAAGCCATCCTGCTCGGCGACGAGGTCGTGGTGATGACGGCGCGGCCCGGACGCATCAAGGAGGTGATCCCGGTGCACCTGCCGCGGCCGCGGCATCTGGAGATGGTCAACACCAAGGAGTTCGGCGAGCTGTTCGACCACACCTTCCACCTGATCCGTGACGAAGTGAACGCCGCCATGGCGCAGCAGGCCGAAATGGTGGCCCACGGATGA
- a CDS encoding ABC transporter substrate-binding protein produces MKSIIHRRHVLCGFAATGLVGGFATTPARAADPVTLRLGYGGAAEEQVWLLIAKPELGKHNGKTYKLDATRFQGSDKRAQAFEAGAIDLSQGSATGVVFAAAEGVSAKIIASLSRESSRAFSTAFYVPDSSPIKSVPDMKGKIVGINGFSTAGHLWLRSALEKHGLTDKDVTIAPVPFPAMQEAMRAGKVDVGEFPQPFAALLEKQAKVRKLFDAKYGVPFDEELIVIAGKDEFLKKNAAAVRDFLSDVKDTTKYYLEKPKEARQLLIDAKMVRVSPDVYLTMDDYYRDPTLRPDAEALAKMQEFQIKAGFQKKTADIKALVDASYLPN; encoded by the coding sequence ATGAAATCGATCATCCATCGGCGTCACGTGCTGTGCGGCTTCGCTGCGACCGGTCTCGTTGGCGGGTTCGCGACAACGCCGGCGCGCGCCGCGGATCCGGTGACGCTGCGGCTCGGTTATGGCGGCGCGGCCGAAGAGCAGGTGTGGCTGCTGATCGCCAAGCCCGAACTCGGCAAGCACAACGGCAAGACCTACAAGCTCGACGCCACGCGCTTCCAGGGCTCCGACAAGCGCGCCCAGGCCTTCGAGGCCGGCGCGATCGATCTGTCGCAGGGCTCGGCGACCGGCGTGGTGTTCGCCGCCGCCGAAGGCGTGTCGGCCAAGATCATCGCATCGCTGTCGCGGGAAAGCTCGCGCGCCTTCAGCACGGCATTCTATGTGCCGGACAGCTCGCCGATCAAATCGGTGCCGGATATGAAGGGCAAGATCGTCGGCATCAACGGCTTCTCGACTGCGGGTCATCTCTGGCTCCGCTCGGCGCTGGAGAAGCACGGTCTCACCGACAAGGACGTCACCATTGCGCCGGTGCCGTTCCCGGCCATGCAGGAGGCGATGCGCGCCGGCAAGGTCGATGTCGGCGAGTTTCCGCAGCCGTTCGCGGCGCTGCTTGAGAAGCAGGCCAAGGTGAGGAAGCTGTTCGACGCCAAGTATGGCGTGCCGTTCGACGAGGAACTGATCGTCATCGCCGGCAAGGACGAGTTCCTGAAGAAGAACGCGGCGGCGGTGCGCGACTTCCTGTCCGACGTCAAGGACACGACCAAGTACTATCTCGAGAAGCCGAAAGAGGCGCGTCAGCTCTTGATCGACGCCAAGATGGTGCGGGTCAGCCCCGACGTTTACCTGACGATGGACGACTACTATCGCGATCCGACGCTGCGGCCCGACGCCGAAGCTCTTGCCAAGATGCAGGAGTTTCAGATCAAGGCGGGCTTTCAGAAGAAGACCGCCGACATCAAGGCGCTGGTCGACGCGAGCTATCTGCCGAACTAG
- a CDS encoding ABC transporter permease: MSGKSKASWGRIAELSLPTLSVVAFVVLWEVIVRWRGIAPIFLPAPSSIATTLWDMILNGTMEYHVGVTVLRIFAGFLVAAVTGIALGMLMGMSRIVARVADIWIAALYPLPKISLIPLLIIWLGTGEAYRIVISAITAFFPIVMSTYSGIRQADRGLIKAAKDLGANTRQIQFKVVIPAAMPSILSGLQLGMGVTIILIVAAEMIGGSSQSGMGYLLINSGQVMETEKVFASLVVLAVLGAVIIKLQQWGDRKIAPWAETEDR; the protein is encoded by the coding sequence ATGAGCGGAAAGTCGAAAGCAAGCTGGGGCCGCATTGCCGAACTGTCGCTGCCGACGCTCAGTGTCGTGGCCTTCGTCGTGCTGTGGGAGGTGATCGTGCGCTGGCGCGGCATCGCGCCGATCTTCCTGCCGGCGCCCTCCTCCATCGCGACCACGCTCTGGGACATGATCCTGAACGGCACGATGGAGTATCACGTCGGCGTCACGGTGCTGCGCATCTTCGCGGGCTTCCTGGTGGCGGCCGTCACCGGCATCGCGCTCGGCATGCTGATGGGCATGTCGCGGATCGTCGCGCGCGTCGCCGACATCTGGATCGCGGCGCTTTATCCACTGCCGAAGATCTCGCTCATCCCGCTGCTGATCATCTGGCTCGGAACCGGCGAGGCCTACCGCATCGTGATCAGCGCGATCACGGCCTTCTTTCCGATCGTGATGAGCACCTATTCCGGCATCCGCCAGGCCGACCGCGGGCTGATCAAGGCCGCGAAGGACCTGGGCGCCAACACGCGGCAGATCCAGTTCAAGGTGGTGATCCCCGCCGCCATGCCGAGCATTCTCTCAGGGCTCCAGCTCGGCATGGGCGTGACCATCATCCTGATCGTCGCGGCTGAAATGATCGGCGGCTCGAGCCAGAGCGGCATGGGCTACCTGCTCATCAACTCGGGCCAAGTCATGGAAACCGAAAAGGTTTTCGCGAGCCTCGTGGTGCTCGCTGTGCTGGGCGCCGTGATCATCAAGCTGCAGCAATGGGGCGATCGCAAGATCGCGCCCTGGGCCGAGACCGAAGACCGATAG
- a CDS encoding ABC transporter substrate-binding protein, with the protein MMGLARLIGAAAIAVLALTDVAHAADKIRIGEGPFITGGAFFVAREKGYFAKLGIEVETKSFIDGALAVPSMISGELDMSFMTPNASLFNSIAKGAPLVVVLDRGSNKKGYAYTIVNVSQALADSGLKSLADFAKLKGKKIGVGALGSINQYNTAQALIKAGLDPAKDVQWVVNVSQPDLMKMLGAGQVDATDLAWQFGVFAQQNKWGPIVASGDEIVPDAAIGMYAVRKEFLDKNRDVVVRFAMAYLHAAKEFNAAAKAPDQHADIVEILAKNTALNKPELVKSIAPNWSYVSEDGTPLVKSIMEMQDFWSGKYFHFVEKKVTEAQLFDLGVAKEAQARLAKDKPFDK; encoded by the coding sequence ATGATGGGACTTGCAAGATTGATCGGGGCCGCGGCCATCGCGGTTTTGGCGCTGACGGATGTGGCTCACGCCGCGGACAAGATCCGGATCGGTGAAGGCCCCTTCATCACCGGCGGCGCATTCTTCGTCGCCCGCGAGAAGGGTTATTTCGCCAAGCTCGGCATCGAGGTCGAGACCAAGTCGTTCATCGACGGCGCGCTGGCGGTGCCCTCGATGATCTCGGGCGAACTCGATATGTCGTTCATGACGCCGAATGCGAGCCTGTTCAACAGCATCGCCAAGGGCGCCCCGCTCGTGGTCGTGCTCGACCGCGGCAGCAACAAGAAGGGCTACGCCTATACGATCGTGAATGTGAGCCAGGCGCTGGCCGATTCCGGGCTGAAGTCGCTCGCCGATTTCGCCAAGCTGAAAGGCAAGAAGATCGGTGTCGGCGCGCTTGGCAGCATCAACCAGTACAACACCGCGCAGGCGCTGATTAAGGCAGGACTCGACCCGGCCAAGGACGTGCAGTGGGTGGTTAACGTCTCGCAGCCCGACCTGATGAAGATGCTCGGCGCGGGCCAGGTCGATGCCACCGATCTGGCGTGGCAATTCGGCGTGTTCGCGCAGCAGAACAAGTGGGGACCGATTGTTGCCAGCGGCGACGAGATCGTGCCGGATGCCGCGATCGGCATGTATGCGGTGCGCAAGGAGTTCCTCGACAAGAACCGCGACGTCGTGGTGCGCTTCGCGATGGCCTACCTGCACGCCGCGAAGGAATTCAACGCTGCCGCCAAGGCGCCGGACCAGCATGCCGACATCGTCGAAATCCTCGCCAAGAACACCGCGCTGAACAAGCCCGAGCTGGTGAAGAGCATCGCGCCGAACTGGTCCTATGTGAGCGAGGACGGCACGCCGCTGGTGAAGTCGATCATGGAAATGCAGGACTTCTGGAGCGGCAAGTACTTCCACTTCGTCGAGAAGAAGGTGACCGAGGCACAGCTGTTCGATTTGGGTGTCGCGAAAGAGGCCCAGGCGCGGCTCGCGAAGGACAAGCCGTTCGATAAGTAG
- a CDS encoding amidohydrolase family protein produces the protein MGRTLLKNGYVVTVDETRAVHPRGYVAVNGNRIEAVGAGAPASEAGFDEVIDVSGSIVMPGLINMHQHHWYTLFKGTADGMLLEDWVTGLLLPLATRMSEEGLRLGSTVASMEMLATGTTCSLNHSVTTTTQAKVKATIEPQAELGIRQVFAKDLRCCTPGNPNHPLSLDEALAEFAEEHRRWQGASNGLVHMAMVIESNAHWVAAGMSTEELICRGYELAKKLGVKISNHISGGTFSLEKGMLRYLRETGRTDVRYLMQLGILDPQWLMIHGIHCTDLDIEQMARVGATLVYTPTSESIRGGGIGPISNAVRAGMNVALGTDGPMVDYSVDMIEQMKACAYLQHVRHLDPTRIPYEIAIEMATINGARALGLDKEIGSLTVGKLADIAVFDARKPQIGVQLRPISTFISAGRGSDARVVMVNGEIVYRDGQFKHLKDGMATIAEAERVARAMLRDAGLEARLQPEWRRTAVA, from the coding sequence ATGGGCCGAACGCTGCTGAAGAACGGGTATGTCGTCACCGTCGACGAGACGAGGGCGGTTCATCCCCGCGGCTATGTCGCGGTGAACGGCAACAGGATCGAGGCGGTGGGCGCAGGCGCGCCCGCAAGCGAAGCGGGCTTCGACGAGGTGATCGACGTTTCGGGCTCGATCGTGATGCCCGGCCTGATCAACATGCACCAGCACCACTGGTACACGCTGTTCAAGGGGACGGCGGACGGCATGCTGCTGGAGGACTGGGTCACGGGGCTTCTCCTGCCGCTCGCGACGCGGATGTCGGAGGAGGGACTGAGGCTTGGCAGCACGGTTGCCAGCATGGAGATGCTCGCCACCGGCACCACATGCTCGCTCAATCACTCCGTCACCACGACCACGCAGGCCAAGGTCAAGGCCACCATCGAGCCGCAAGCGGAGCTCGGCATCCGCCAGGTGTTCGCCAAGGATCTCCGTTGCTGCACACCCGGCAATCCGAACCATCCGCTGAGCCTCGACGAGGCGCTCGCCGAATTCGCTGAAGAACACCGGCGCTGGCAGGGCGCTTCGAACGGTCTCGTCCACATGGCCATGGTGATCGAGTCGAACGCGCATTGGGTCGCGGCCGGCATGAGCACCGAGGAGCTGATCTGCCGCGGCTATGAGCTTGCGAAGAAGCTCGGCGTGAAGATCAGCAACCACATCTCGGGCGGCACCTTTTCGCTGGAAAAGGGCATGCTCCGGTATCTTCGCGAGACCGGCCGCACCGACGTGCGCTACCTGATGCAGCTCGGCATCCTCGATCCGCAATGGCTCATGATCCACGGCATCCATTGCACCGATCTCGACATCGAGCAGATGGCTCGCGTCGGCGCGACACTGGTCTACACGCCGACCAGCGAGTCGATCCGCGGCGGCGGCATCGGGCCGATTTCGAACGCGGTGCGTGCCGGCATGAACGTCGCGCTCGGCACCGACGGGCCGATGGTCGACTACTCGGTCGACATGATCGAGCAGATGAAGGCTTGCGCCTATCTGCAGCATGTCCGGCATCTCGATCCGACGCGGATCCCCTACGAGATCGCGATCGAAATGGCGACCATCAACGGCGCCAGGGCGCTGGGACTCGACAAGGAGATTGGCTCGCTGACCGTGGGCAAGCTCGCCGACATCGCGGTGTTCGATGCCAGGAAGCCCCAGATCGGCGTGCAGCTTCGCCCGATCTCGACCTTCATCAGCGCCGGCCGCGGCTCGGACGCCCGCGTCGTGATGGTCAACGGCGAGATCGTCTATCGCGACGGCCAGTTCAAGCACCTGAAAGACGGCATGGCGACGATCGCCGAGGCCGAGCGCGTGGCGCGCGCTATGCTGCGCGACGCCGGTCTCGAGGCGCGGTTGCAGCCGGAGTGGCGGCGGACCGCGGTGGCTTAG
- a CDS encoding Bug family tripartite tricarboxylate transporter substrate binding protein — MWPATASRAQDNYPSKPIQVVVTTAAGGALDLVARTTTDRLAEALGQPMIIDNQPAGNGTVAAGQFVRAVPDGHTLMMVVDSTVTINPHLYKNIAYDPFRDFAPVSLITRVPLVLVGNPTLPPKDLRELIAYAKANPGKLNYASTGVGTQLHIGMELFKLQSGTDIVHVPYRATTGAIADLLGGRIDLGLVGITSAKTYLESGQLRAYAIAAPQRSTLLPNVPTMQEAGLPGVEVRSWFGMYAPAKTPAAVVTRLAQEIKKAATDPKFVSALTPQGMQIIASTPDEMLQAMREDSEKWGKVIRDTGTTINQ, encoded by the coding sequence ATGTGGCCTGCGACTGCCAGCCGCGCGCAGGACAATTATCCGTCGAAACCCATTCAGGTCGTCGTCACGACCGCAGCCGGCGGCGCTCTCGATCTCGTCGCGCGAACCACCACCGACCGTCTGGCCGAGGCCCTCGGGCAGCCGATGATCATCGACAACCAGCCCGCCGGAAACGGCACCGTCGCCGCTGGCCAGTTTGTCAGGGCCGTGCCGGACGGTCACACGCTGATGATGGTCGTCGACAGCACCGTGACCATCAATCCGCATCTCTACAAGAACATCGCATACGACCCGTTTCGAGATTTTGCGCCGGTGAGCCTGATCACCCGCGTGCCGCTGGTTCTGGTCGGAAATCCGACGCTGCCGCCCAAAGACCTGCGGGAGCTGATCGCCTACGCCAAAGCCAATCCGGGAAAGCTCAACTACGCCTCCACCGGCGTCGGGACACAGCTTCACATCGGCATGGAGCTGTTCAAGCTTCAGTCCGGCACCGACATCGTCCACGTGCCCTATCGCGCCACGACCGGCGCCATCGCCGACCTGCTCGGCGGCCGCATCGACCTCGGGCTGGTCGGGATCACGTCCGCCAAGACCTATCTGGAATCGGGACAGCTTCGCGCCTACGCCATCGCCGCGCCGCAACGTTCGACGCTCCTGCCGAACGTTCCCACCATGCAGGAGGCCGGCTTGCCGGGCGTCGAGGTGCGTTCGTGGTTCGGCATGTACGCGCCGGCGAAGACTCCGGCCGCGGTCGTGACGCGGCTCGCGCAGGAGATCAAAAAAGCCGCGACGGATCCCAAATTCGTCTCCGCGCTGACACCGCAAGGCATGCAGATCATCGCCTCGACGCCGGACGAAATGCTGCAAGCCATGCGCGAGGATTCCGAGAAGTGGGGCAAGGTGATCCGCGACACCGGCACAACCATCAATCAATGA